The Gossypium arboreum isolate Shixiya-1 chromosome 6, ASM2569848v2, whole genome shotgun sequence DNA window TGAGTGTGTTTTTCGCGGTgaggcttaattgattttttcgaAGTTTAGGGGCTTAAATACCCTTTTAGCCTTTCCCTAATGTTTATTTGCTACATTTCTCCTTATATATTTCGTTTATAATGAAGCATATGAACATTAGAGAAATTATCTACTCTAGCTTATTACACATACATTACTATGGTTAAATCACATGCATAGTGAGTCGGAAGTTTACCAGtccaaatatattaattaattgacATGATTGTTAAACTATCTCAATCAATAATGATGCAAAAAATGAGAATTTACATAGATATTTATTAAAGAATTTGAAGattctttattttaaaaatttctcaagtgttgcttgttctcaaagAAGATTATTTATTAGAACCTCACTAGTAAAAGTTAAAATTGAATCTCTTGTATTTATGAATGAAAGATGACGTCATTTACCTAGTAAGTGGatgttttgatattattttggtaCATACATCTACAAGACAATCACATGTGAGTTATCAAATTGTGACCTGTCATTTGTGAGACTACTTGTTTGATAATTAGTTGAAGAACAAACTTTAGATTATGCAATTGAGACAATTCTTGCCTATGTTGGTGAGTTTTTTACTTAGGCTTTCAATTATTATTGAATGCTAGATTGTCAATATGAATAGCTATAACAAAGCCCGATACTTTTGAGAACAAAAATTGTTTAgcataattaattattaagtgCCTCCAGTTAGTAGCTAAACCATTACTTTTGAGAATAAATTTTTTTGTATATGCATAAAGATATGATATTTTACATGCATCAACTCTTGTACGAATCATGTTAATAAGTTATGATAAATACTCCTCATTACACATGGCTTTGGGTGAGAGccaaatattttctattttagaatttttgaatgAGCGGTATATATTCAAAATGCTCTACCACAATGCACAAAATGCATATTTAAAGAAAGTTAGGAGTAAATATTAGTTATTAGTTCAATTCTATCTTTTTTTCTTATTATTCTTTAGCTATTTTTAGCTACTCTTCTCACCTCATTATGTGAGTTAGAAGAACCTTTTATTATGTTATATCATCAGGGTAATGATCCATCAACCTGCTAGTTCTTTTTATGAGCCACAAATAGGAGAATTTATCCTAGAAGCAGAAGAACTACTGAAACTTCACGAAAGCCTCACAAGGGTTTATGTACAAAGAACGGGCAAGCCTtttttattagatatttttagAAAATTGGAGATTCTATTATGATTTGATTTGGTGATTACTTTTTTGATTTGATATTTTTCCCAACACTAGGAGGAGAGAAATAACAAACTAGATGAAATAATTACTTGGGATTAATATCATTATTTAGATCCTTACATAAAGTAATTTGAACCAAAAGTTTAAAGATAATTCACTTTAGTGCAAGTTAACTACTAGATGCACTTACTGACCTGATAGAATAACCAAATGTTATATACTAGCTAATGTTTTGATTTGAATTGAAGTCCAAGTAGGGCAACCTATTAGAATATATGAAAGTAATGCATACCTGAAGCATGGTAGATCGATTGGTTCTAAGGATgaaaattcttataaaagaaaataacaaaTCTAAATGGTCATATAGTAGACGTGGGTGCTCcaaaaaacaccaaaaataactaattattaaAACTATAGAAGAGATTTATGTACATGAAGATTAAaatagagaaactgaagaaattTTAATAAGTTATGTCAAAGTgagaaaatatggaattgaaatgaaatgttgtcGACAAtagttttgcatgcaatattatttttgaaataataaaagaaaatgaggaCCTTGAATAAATTTGTCGTGAAATATAGACATAGAATAGATTGGTCAAAATAGAAAGagacaattcaagtagaattaaACTCACTTTCAAATTGTGAGTTTCTAGACCTatagtaaaaaaatttaaaggtgTAAAGTTTGTGGAGTACTAATTGACAGTTTTGCaaaaacaaaataagaaaaatgaagttttcCTCTAAGTCCTAAcatttattatgaaaatatataatattatttttgatagaTACAATAACATTTAAATATCTTATTAGTTTGGTGGTCCATAAAAAGTTGGCATACGCCTAATGATCGTTGTTACAGGCTTTTATATAAGTCActatatatattgaaatttatattaaaatccttaaaggaTTTAAAATGCTAGAAGCATATAAAATTCTCGAGAAATTGTTCAATGTGtttgcataaatatttatataaattaatttgaacatatatatttttatagaaGGATGATGATCAAAGTTTGATTAATGTTAGAACTCctaaaagattaaaatatatttCCTCAAAATTCTTCCTCACTCACTCATGACATTTAGAAGAATCATGATTTAAACATTTAGTAAATCTGTTAAAGTGATCATTTGAAAagttagtattcaagattgaaataCGTAGACTCTAATATATTATGTGACGTTGTCATGAGAGGGAGTAAATATCATTTGTACTCTTTTACCCTTAACTGATTTTTTCTCACCAAATTTTCTTGGTAAGCTTTTTAATAAGGTAGGATGTTATGcgtattaatattttaacaagatTGATTTATtgtttgttttcaaaattttaatttaatccaaacCACTCAAATAGTAGAATGATTAACAATGTAATTTgtaaattgatttaaaaagtaTGTTGATAGAGAATATCAAATATTAATGAACATAAAATTTGATGATgaaattaatttcaaattttgataattaaaataaaactttaaaaaaattaagtgaTAGATAACATACATTCtcttataatataaattataataaaatatatatgttgAGTTGGAAAAGGATGAAAGAAAATTAGTAGCAAACAATCCAAGACAAATAAAACTAAGGATATATCCTTAAAAGCATTGATCAACACTTTTCCTCACTTCAaacttcaaatctcaaaccatatTGCCTTCTTCTTAGGCCTGCTTAAAACCATCAACTTCAATCCATTactttttatataaaacaaattcATGAATTTATTCTAAAAATGTATAAATTCCTGAATTGGAAAAATACTCataaatgttatatgtattaTTATCACACAGTTTATATTATTTTCAAAGTCTAAATCCATAATTTCATATCAAAATTCTCAAACACAACCTGAAAATAGGAGAAATCCTCAAACCCATTAATACCCACTTCTTAAGAATAACCAAATGAACTAACTATAAAAGAAGCCATTTCTACCTTAAAGCAAGATAATCAAAGCTGAGTTTTGCAATGAACATTCCCTAAACAGAATTAGCCACTTACATTATTCATCTTAGTTTGGTTGTTGGTTTCCAGCATCAGCCCAAAATGGATATGAGGAAAGTGTGCCCACTCCATGTACgaattgattaaaaataaaaaaagtcagTATAAACCAAAAAAAGTAAATTCTAAACAAATTTGTTACCATGCATTTCCTTACATTCTTAGCAGCAGTGCTGAATGCTTCTCTGTGGCTGATATCTGGATTGTTGGCCTTGATCCTTTGAATCTCCTCTCTACATTGGTCCACAATTAAATCCATATAATTATTTACTCTACTGTCAGACATTTAGCCTTCCATATAAGTTAATGGTGTTTAAGATATCGTACTTAATGAAGCGGTTGTATGCAGAAGGTACTCGCTGCCTCTTCTCGGGAGCTGAAAAACAAACAATGGCCCCTTACGCacattatttaagaaaaaaagtgGAAGGACTCAAAAAACAAGGTTTTAAATAGAGagtttatttaattaacttaCGTCGGTTCACTACCCTTTCCTCAGTCGCATTGTTAGGCAGAGGAGGTCGCATTGACAACTTGTTGTGGCTGCATTTCGATGAGGAACCCAAATCCCTCCTATAATCCTCTATTGCATTATTGGGTGCCTAATTATTATCATAATGTACTGGCTGATTAGTCCTTTCTTAagtgagagagagaaaaaaacatTCAAGTGGGTGAATCAGTTAGAATTGTACCATCATTTAATATAGACCCCTAAATAAGTTTTGTAATGAAAAAAACCAATTGTTCTCTTACAAAAACCCACCCACCTTTTGCCTCTTTCAATTTTCATCTTGTTTTTGTTTCCCTAGATGAAGACAAAGTTCTCCAAATGAAATCATTACAGCACTAACTTACATGTCAATCAAATCAAGCTACCCAAAATCAGACCTTagtaaacaaaaacaaaacatgaaaagcGGCTGTAAAGTCCAGCTCCACCGAAAAGCAAATTAATTAGGTTTCAATCATGGAGGCTGCTAGGGTTTCCCTGTCGACTGCAACTAttacataaaaagaaaaataaaatttaattagaaattcATCATTCATATATCATATCACCTGAATATCTTGCCATGACAGTGACTGAGATGCGGCGGCTGCCATGTTAACGGACCATAGATTGGTGCAGTGCCCGCATCGGACTGTCACTATATCAAACAGACTGCTGCATGGAACGCTCACCTGCGCATTAATcccttaattaattaactatttttttattaatagttTGCAAACCAAAATTCAGCTGTAAATTAGTAACCACGAATCAAAGAAAATCACAGATCAGCTGAAGattcttaaaaaaaaaggatTTTCTTTATGATAATGATATGCTAGCTTCTATTTTCTTCCTAGATCAACAATATATTCAACTTAAgaaggaaaaaaaggaaaaaatagtgACTAGGTCATTCGAATATTGGTCAAGGAAGAAGCTTCTTTTTTACCccaaaaaacataattaaaaaaaaaaagatcagaAATCTCAAAGGCTTTCActtcctctctttttctctcTGGTCTTTGCATTAAGACTTTATCTTTGACtgcaaaagaagaagaaaaagaaaagtccAACGATGGAGACCTGACTGGTAACAAAAACAAGAAAACCCAGAAAGAAAATCAATAGGTTTCAGTAAAAAGCTATCCTCAGAAGCAAAGAGACAGCTTTTATCAGCATCTAAATTGTTCTTTTCTTCTTGTAAGATATACATGGAGAAAGAAATTACTACCAACActtaaaaatatgaattaaaaaagATGTTAGTGGTGGCCTGTTGATAAGAAAGTgtggaaataaagaaaaaataaataaaaaaggcaGATCCCAcccattagaaaaaaaaaaaaaaaggaaaagaagaagaagcagcAAAGATCCATCAGATAAGATACCGCAAGAACTATGTTGCAAAAGTTGCAAGGGATATAGCAGAGTTGCTCAGGCACAACTTCGATGCAGCTCGACATGTCTTTCAAAGCTTAAAAGCAACCTCTCCTCAACCCCAACCCCTAGAAGgaacaccaagcaagaaagataACCAAATAGTTCGTCTCTCTAGATAACAAA harbors:
- the LOC108484593 gene encoding axial regulator YABBY 5-like isoform X2 yields the protein MSSCIEVVPEQLCYIPCNFCNIVLAVSVPCSSLFDIVTVRCGHCTNLWSVNMAAAASQSLSWQDIQAPNNAIEDYRRDLGSSSKCSHNKLSMRPPLPNNATEERVVNRPPEKRQRVPSAYNRFIKEEIQRIKANNPDISHREAFSTAAKNWAHFPHIHFGLMLETNNQTKMNNA
- the LOC108484593 gene encoding axial regulator YABBY 5-like isoform X1, with protein sequence MSSCIEVVPEQLCYIPCNFCNIVLAVSVPCSSLFDIVTVRCGHCTNLWSVNMAAAASQSLSWQDIQAPNNAIEDYRRDLGSSSKCSHNKLSMRPPLPNNATEERVVNRPPEKRQRVPSAYNRFIKEEIQRIKANNPDISHREAFSTAAKNWAHFPHIHFGLMLETNNQTKMNNVVFENFDMKLWI
- the LOC108484593 gene encoding axial regulator YABBY 5-like isoform X3, whose product is MFFGVSVPCSSLFDIVTVRCGHCTNLWSVNMAAAASQSLSWQDIQAPNNAIEDYRRDLGSSSKCSHNKLSMRPPLPNNATEERVVNRPPEKRQRVPSAYNRFIKEEIQRIKANNPDISHREAFSTAAKNWAHFPHIHFGLMLETNNQTKMNNVVFENFDMKLWI